Proteins from one Fragaria vesca subsp. vesca linkage group LG6, FraVesHawaii_1.0, whole genome shotgun sequence genomic window:
- the LOC101312851 gene encoding putative UDP-glucose flavonoid 3-O-glucosyltransferase 3-like: MKRAAELVFIPCAGVGHLISAVETAKLLVSRDDRLFITVVVMKTPFDSKGNDACIEYCITQASDRIKFVNVAQPDVDFINMTRSGFRNSFIESHKPYVRDAVTELLTGSSKSPTPQLAGFVIDMFCTTMIDVANEFGVPTYIFFTCNAGFLGLLFHLQMIHDEYDVDIADLKDSDSELILPSFVNPVPIKSLSSVFFEKEEPIPFVSHARRFRETKGILINTFSDLEPHALRSLDSYGNIPPVFPVGPLLKEESDDNNLGGSDQALQKSEILKWLDDRLPSSVVFLCFGSMGSFGEDQVKEIACALEQSGHSFLWSIRCPPPKEKITHPSDYADPTAILPDGFLQRTAGIGKVIGWAPQVAVLAHPAVGGFVSHCGWNSVLESVWFGVPIATWPMYSEQQMNAFEMVVELELAVKISVEYGWDFYNTGLEGQMVLSAQEIERGIREVMEHDSDTRKRVKEMSAMSKKALMDGGSSYSSLGLFLDQIFL; this comes from the coding sequence ATGAAGAGAGCTGCAGAGCTGGTGTTCATCCCCTGCGCCGGCGTTGGCCACCTCATATCGGCGGTAGAGACCGCAAAGCTCCTCGTGTCTCGAGACGACCGCCTCTTCATCACCGTCGTCGTTATGAAGACCCCCTTCGACTCCAAAGGCAACGATGCTTGTATAGAGTACTGCATCACGCAAGCCTCGGATCGCATCAAGTTCGTCAACGTTGCACAGCCCGACGTCGACTTCATAAACATGACTCGCAGCGGCTTCCGCAACTCGTTCATCGAAAGCCACAAACCCTACGTCAGAGATGCCGTCACCGAACTCCTCACCGGATCGTCCAAGTCACCAACCCCTCAACTCGCCGGGTTCGTCATCGACATGTTCTGCACCACCATGATCGACGTGGCCAACGAGTTCGGGGTTCCTACGTACATCTTCTTCACCTGCAACGCTGGCTTTCTAGGGCTTCTGTTCCACCTCCAGATGATCCACGACGAGTATGACGTGGACATCGCCGACTTGAAAGACTCGGATTCCGAGTTGATCCTCCCGAGTTTTGTTAACCCGGTACCTATCAAATCCCTGTCGAGTGTATTTTTTGAGAAAGAAGAGCCCATCCCATTCGTAAGCCACGCAAGAAGGTTCAGAGAGACAAAGGGTATTTTGATAAATACCTTCTCGGATCTGGAACCTCATGCCCTTCGCTCTCTTGATTCTTATGGGAATATTCCGCCGGTGTTTCCAGTGGGACCACTTCTGAAAGAGGAAAGTGACGATAATAACCTTGGGGGGTCAGATCAGGCCCTTCAGAAGTCAGAGATCTTGAAATGGCTTGATGACCGGCTTCCATCGTCGGTTGTGTTCTTGTGCTTTGGGAGCATGGGAAGCTTTGGTGAGGATCAAGTGAAAGAAATTGCCTGCGCGCTGGAGCAGAGTGGGCACTCGTTCTTGTGGTCCATACGTTGCCCCCCACCGAAGGAAAAAATTACTCACCCCAGCGACTATGCCGATCCCACGGCCATCTTACCCGACGGATTTCTCCAACGGACCGCTGGGATCGGGAAGGTCATAGGATGGGCTCCTCAAGTGGCGGTGTTGGCCCATCCAGCCGTGGGAGGTTTTGTCTCCCATTGCGGGTGGAATTCGGTACTCGAGAGTGTGTGGTTCGGTGTGCCTATTGCTACTTGGCCGATGTACTCGGAGCAACAAATGAATGCGTTTGAGATGGTGGTGGAATTAGAATTGGCGGTGAAGATTAGTGTAGAGTATGGATGGGACTTTTATAACACCGGTCTTGAAGGGCAAATGGTCTTGAGTGCACAAGAGATAGAAAGAGGAATAAGGGAGGTGATGGAGCATGATAGTGATACAAGGAAGAGGGTGAAAGAGATGAGTGCAATGAGCAAGAAAGCCTTGATGGATGGTGGTTCTTCCTATTCTTCATTGGGACTTTTTCTTGATCAGATATTTCTTTGA